In Lolium rigidum isolate FL_2022 chromosome 3, APGP_CSIRO_Lrig_0.1, whole genome shotgun sequence, the genomic window GGCATGCGGCCTGGCGCCGACGGCACCACCGGCGTGTGCGGCCGGCCTGAGTACGTGCGCGCCTCCTGCGAGGCCAGCCTGCGCCGCCTTGACGTCGGCTACATCGACCTGTACTACCAGCACCGCGTCGACACCACCATCCCCATCGAAGACACGGTACTCCTTCCGCCAATTTTCATGGATTATTAGTACTGATCGATGAGGATTATTCCCGTCCTTGTGCTGAAAACGGTGGTGCTGCAGATCGGCGAGCTGAAGAAGCTGGTGGAGGAAGGGAAGATCAGGTACATCGGGTTATCGGAGGCCAGCCCGGACACCATCAGGCGTGCTCACGCCGTGCATCCCATCACTGCCGTGCAGATGGAGTGGTCTCTGTGGGCTCGTGACATCGAGCCCGAGATTGTGCCGCTCTGCAGGTTGAGGATTTCTACATTGTACTTTCCTCCATGGCTTGATTAATAGAATCATGAAACAAGAAACTGATCAATTCTGTCTCACACACATTCAGAGAATTGGGGATTGGAATTGTTCCTTACAGCCCGATTGGCCGCGGGTTCTTCGGCGGAAGAGGAGTAACAGAACAAGTGTCTGCTCAATCTAGCCTGGTTCGTACCTATCCATACAATCCACCTGAAATTGCAAGTTTCCATTATTTCGGTTTGCTTACTAGCCTGTTCTTGTCTATATATCTTTCAGCAACGGCATCCGAGGTTTCTGGCAGAAAATCTTGAGAAGAACAGGCATCTTTATCTGAAAATTGAACAACTAGCCAAGAAGCATCAGTGCAGCCCTGCTCAGCTAGCTTTAGCTTGGGTTTTGCATCAAGGGGATGATACGGTTCCAATACCTGGTTAGTCCATTTTGTTTTGTAACCACATACGCATGCCATTTTTGTTAAGGATGAATTCCACATTTACCCTTTAATTTTGGATTTGTGATGCATATTATGATATTATCCCATTCGGTGAAAATTCTACCGCGGTATCTCATCTAAGAAACTCTGAACCAGATTGTAACCAATTTTACCATTTTTCTTACCGCTAGATAGGACCACCATGTTACATTGATGTGACAATGTGTAAAGTTCGGATGGTGTGAGCGACAATCATGTCCACTTGTCCAGTCATCTCTTCTCCATCCGTTTCAGTCCTCGTCTTCTTTGGGATATCCTGAAAACCTGATCATCACCTCACACCTTGCCAATGACCCACATCAATGAAAAGGGTCCAAAGTTTCTTAAATGGGGTAATTGGTATCACAAATGCAGAATTAAAGTGTAAAATATTGAATCCACTCTAACCGTCTAGGATGATTTTGTCAACTTGTCAATTCACATAGTACTAGTAGCCTATCTTTTTAAGATCGTCTTGCTTGCCTTAGCTTTGAGATAAAAAGTAGAGTATGTAGTTTTTAGACAACGTTGTGAACTATAAGGGataccaatatctttactattaaattgcaataggtgactgcctggtgtcataaatgggccaacatattttttCCATAGGCCCAACTTCTCCCTTGAATCCATGGGCGGACGCAGCGGGGGGCGGCCGGgggggggccgtggcccacccagaaatTCTGCCGGCCCAACTTATACCCCATGGAAAAAGGCCCAAATCGTGGAGATAGCCTCGTCTGCTCGAGGTCACGACGACGAGGCTCCAGTCTCACGCATCGCATTCTCCACTGGGCACTTCCCCACGATTCCCCACgccccgaccgccgccgccccagccccggcgccgccgctgcccgtcGGCCCCGCTCGCCCTCGACTCAGTCCGGCTGTCCGCCCGGCGCTCGCCCGCCCTCTGCAGCTTTGCCCTCACGGCGTCACCCAGCCCCGGCGCCCCGGCCGCCGCAGTGCCGCACTGACCGCCGGTCGCCGGCCGCCGCACTAAACGCCGAGCGCCGCCCTGATCTTCCCAGAAGTGAGCCCCTATTCGGCTATTCCTGCCCTATTCTGCTATTGAGCTGTATGTTAAGTCTTATAATGATGAACTGCTAATGTTTGTTCTCTGTACATGTGAACTGCTCTCTGTACATGTCTCTGTATGTCTGTTCTCAGTATGTTAAATCTTATAATGATAAAGAACACATAAAATTGCTAATGTTTGATGTTTCAATTATAGCCAAATTCCGCTACTTTTTTCAGAAACAAGCATCAAAGCAGATATTGCATGCTAAACTCAAGGATTCTTCACATGAATACCTTCTACTATTTAGGTTTTGCATGATGCCTCCCTCTCCAGATACCACAAAATTCACACACCAAAATGCTTCATGATACACTCGTCTGAGAAACTAAACCATAAGATATTGCATGCTTTCCATATCTGTTTATGAAATTTATATAACCAGTGATTCATTGATGAAGTGGTGAATAATTTTGAAATGATTGATGGTGTTTGATTTCCATGGATCCAAGTGAACTTTCAGAGTCCACCATTGATGTTACCAAGTGTTCATGGCTAGTCAATCTACTTCAGAACTATAGAAAGCCCGTTAGTTTCTATGTTGGTTCAGCGCAGAAATGTTGTTTACTTAAATTAACCTTCCAGGGGTATGCTGCGTGCATTTTTGTTCTGGAAAACTACAATTCGGTAGCACAAATTAACTTTTCAAGCATCCTCTTACAGAAAGATCCCGCACCTCAGTTGAAATTGTCAAGTACCTATCAAAAGACTAGAAAGATTAAAGTTGCAAATCGGCAGTCTAATGTCGCAATTCATAGGTGTTGTATAAATTCCGGTAACATAACCTAACTTTTTAAGCACCATCTTATAGAAAGATCTAGCACGTCGGTTGAAATTTCACATTTTGGGTGGGcgcaaaattttttttttgaggtgtgccccccccctccaattctttcctgcgtccgccactgttGAATCGCCATGGAGGCCCAGATTGTACCTCTCGCACGTAAAGTGTTTAGATGGAAAATTTAGATGGAAAACCCGAACGACATGGAATAAACTGAATGCGGCGCGTCATGCTTTTTCAGCATCGACGGCACCATGAATGCGTCATTAACTTCTTAGCTATGCGTTCGCTTTGTTTCCTTGTACGGGTGATTTGTTAGGATATGGGAACGTGCTTTTACAAAACACAGGTTCTAGGGGCACGActatcatagatcatgtttagaaAATATCCTCATGGTTCAGAATGTATTTTTTCCATATGTTTATGCTTACGGATAGTTCTTCTCATGTGCGAGTCTTGCTTTTACAAAAGACAGACCATGTTTAGAAAATATCCTCATGGTTCAGAATGTATTTTTCCATATGTTTATGCTTAGAGAAACTCTAACAGCAACCGAAAAATGAACCGGACCCATATTTTTCCGGCGAgaatacgggttcgggccgaaaaagACCCAGAACAAAGCCCGAACTCGCAGCATGACCCGTAAAATGagttcgccccccccccccgagaaaCTGGACGGCTGCCCCGTATTTATACAGGGCGCGGTGGCGAGTTGGGTTCCAAATCCCTACTACCCCGCCACCGCTGTCGCCGCTCCGCCGCGTCTCCACTCCACCTCCGGCGAGCAATTTCTTCGCCGTTTTCGGCTTattcgctccgccgccaccaccccacCCTTCGCAATGGCGCGTGCACGACGGGCCAGTAGAGGAGGGGTCGAATCGGCAGTAGAggatcgccgccgccttcgtcaggTGTGCGATCGGGGGCGGACCCGCGTGAGGCGGGCGTGCTCCGACAGAGCTTAGAAGCGGGCGGCCCGCAGGTGGCCGCGCAGGTTCATGCGCCGGCTGGCGCGCTCCGAGGCGCGC contains:
- the LOC124703235 gene encoding probable aldo-keto reductase 1, with protein sequence MEQSPVIPRVRLGTQGLEVSKLGFGCMGLTGSYNSPLDDAAGIAIIAHAFRRGVTFFDTSDVYGPQTNEILVGKALKHLPREQVQVATKFGMRPGADGTTGVCGRPEYVRASCEASLRRLDVGYIDLYYQHRVDTTIPIEDTIGELKKLVEEGKIRYIGLSEASPDTIRRAHAVHPITAVQMEWSLWARDIEPEIVPLCRELGIGIVPYSPIGRGFFGGRGVTEQVSAQSSLQRHPRFLAENLEKNRHLYLKIEQLAKKHQCSPAQLALAWVLHQGDDTVPIPGTTKIKNLDANIDSFKVKLTHDDLEEISNQIHEEDVAGGRPYNSLAHTTWKDANTPKK